The following coding sequences are from one Candidatus Auribacterota bacterium window:
- a CDS encoding four helix bundle protein, with translation MKDKIISFRDLEVWQLGKLIVVEIYTTTKTFPPEEIYCLTNQMRRAAVSIPSNIAEGFSRYHNKEYRQLLFVALGSCAELETQIEIACELGYLDTSSRQSLLEKLDHESRMLRNLIKKL, from the coding sequence ATGAAAGACAAAATAATCAGTTTTAGGGATCTTGAGGTGTGGCAGTTGGGGAAACTGATTGTGGTAGAAATCTATACGACAACAAAAACGTTCCCGCCTGAGGAGATATATTGCCTCACCAACCAGATGCGGCGGGCGGCAGTCTCCATTCCATCAAACATAGCAGAAGGTTTCAGCAGGTATCACAACAAAGAATACCGCCAGCTGCTTTTCGTAGCCCTCGGATCTTGTGCTGAACTGGAAACCCAAATTGAGATAGCTTGCGAATTGGGTTACCTCGATACGTCCTCACGCCAAAGCCTGCTCGAAAAGTTGGATCACGAATCGCGAATGTTACGGAACTTAATTAAAAAACTCTAA
- a CDS encoding ABC transporter permease, translating into MRFIIEVGAIALFGIRSISWALRPPFFFRETLRQMARVGGRCLVPVIGVVAPFGMIITLQGLHIVNLFGVDRMLSSILAASLLRELSPGLCGIMMAAQAGSTAAAELGTMRVKEEVDALSVMAVNPFQHLVAPRLIALTLMCPIVNAIACFSGIISGYVSAVILKGVNRGAFMANLYSFVDIIDIWGGIIKTLVFGFIIGLISCYYGYHVRGGAEGVGRAANDAVVRSIITFLGVNYFLTSALLALAK; encoded by the coding sequence ATGCGATTCATCATTGAGGTTGGCGCCATAGCGCTCTTCGGGATCAGGAGCATCTCATGGGCCCTCAGGCCTCCCTTCTTCTTCAGGGAGACACTCAGGCAGATGGCCCGCGTGGGCGGGCGCTGCCTCGTGCCCGTGATCGGCGTGGTCGCCCCGTTCGGGATGATCATCACGCTCCAGGGACTGCACATCGTCAATCTCTTCGGCGTGGACAGAATGCTGAGCAGCATCCTCGCGGCGTCGCTCCTGCGTGAACTCTCTCCCGGCCTCTGTGGAATCATGATGGCGGCGCAGGCGGGCAGCACGGCGGCAGCCGAGCTCGGAACCATGCGCGTCAAGGAGGAGGTGGACGCCCTCTCGGTGATGGCGGTCAACCCCTTTCAGCACCTCGTCGCCCCACGACTGATCGCGCTCACCCTGATGTGCCCCATCGTGAACGCGATCGCATGCTTCAGCGGGATCATCAGCGGCTATGTCTCGGCGGTGATACTCAAGGGGGTCAACCGGGGAGCCTTCATGGCGAATCTCTACAGCTTCGTGGACATCATAGATATCTGGGGAGGGATCATCAAGACCCTCGTCTTTGGATTCATCATCGGGTTGATAAGCTGCTACTACGGCTACCACGTGAGAGGGGGGGCGGAGGGCGTCGGCAGGGCGGCGAACGATGCCGTCGTCCGTTCCATCATCACCTTTCTGGGGGTGAACTACTTCTTGACATCAGCGCTTCTCGCGCTAGCCAAATAA
- a CDS encoding ABC transporter ATP-binding protein — MIEYIKVYKSFGDLKVLEDVSCTIPDSRITVFIGPSGVGKSVLMKMLVGLEKPDSGAVRVDGEDVTSMDERSLYRLRRKMGMLFQDGALLDSMTAGDNVAFPMRQHTSMTETEIARAVAQKLALVGMPGCEEKWPSELSGGMRKRVGLARAIALNPEIVLFDEPTSGLDPLMADAIDELILDMQRKLGCTFVVISHDIPGTFKIADRVGVLYDTRLIAYGEKEEIYRSREPLLVKFFSRDTGYTRA; from the coding sequence GTGATCGAATACATTAAGGTGTACAAATCATTTGGCGATCTGAAGGTCCTGGAGGACGTCTCGTGCACGATCCCGGACTCAAGGATCACCGTCTTCATCGGCCCGAGCGGCGTGGGCAAGAGCGTGCTCATGAAGATGCTGGTGGGGCTGGAAAAGCCGGACTCCGGCGCCGTGCGCGTTGATGGCGAGGATGTCACCAGCATGGATGAGCGGAGCCTCTACCGCCTCAGGCGAAAGATGGGGATGCTCTTCCAGGACGGCGCCCTCCTCGATTCCATGACTGCGGGAGACAATGTCGCGTTCCCCATGAGGCAGCACACGAGCATGACGGAGACGGAGATCGCGCGCGCCGTCGCCCAGAAGCTCGCGCTGGTCGGCATGCCGGGGTGCGAGGAGAAATGGCCCTCGGAGCTGAGCGGCGGGATGCGCAAGCGGGTGGGCCTGGCGAGGGCCATCGCGCTGAACCCCGAGATCGTCCTCTTTGATGAGCCGACGTCCGGCCTGGACCCGCTCATGGCTGACGCAATAGACGAGCTCATCCTCGACATGCAGCGGAAACTCGGCTGTACATTTGTGGTCATCAGCCACGATATCCCCGGAACATTCAAGATCGCAGACCGGGTCGGTGTCCTCTATGACACGCGGCTGATCGCATACGGAGAGAAGGAGGAAATCTATCGGTCTCGCGAGCCGCTCCTCGTGAAATTTTTCTCGCGCGACACGGGTTACACACGCGCATAA
- a CDS encoding PQQ-binding-like beta-propeller repeat protein, giving the protein MNRRHVILAAILIAPCALNAQLGNFPWPMFHKDARHTGMSWSYSGPSQGDLYWSYYTGGAVLSSPAIGSNGGIYAGSDSRALYALTSLGALTWSYTTGGAIQSSPAIGSDGRIHAGSQDNNLYVVSSVGNLAWSYYLGGDSYHFSSPALGLNGRIYVGSRDYQVYAFNSNGALAWTYATTNLIISSPAIDSAGRISAASADKHFYMVNSAGSLAWSYEIGYQSNTSPSIGPDGRVYLGVDNTPPEGSNYGRFCAFTSKGSLVWSYGTGDGALGVEYVCPAIDNSGRIFAGSNDNIVYCLSSTGSFAWSYRTGADVQSSATLGSDGMVYIGSEDTTFYAFTSSGALAWTYFTGGHVDSSPAIGSDGRVFVGSNDANIYAFRQQPTATVTPTHTSTPTRTPTPTVTRTPTITQTPTQTQIPTQTPTTTPTPTQTPTWTPAPPFTSTPAITLTPTAGPSPQPTSASLLGVTVNSTSLSAGNPFTVDVVVQPIRQAFDAWGVIKGPGVIYSFILNKPGSLRKGARPIVRNVAGLRKPYHGTLFSMPKLPAGIAGDYLVIVALVKPGVSPKGVESAISGYADQKSVTMH; this is encoded by the coding sequence ATGAACCGCCGGCACGTGATTCTGGCCGCCATTCTGATTGCACCGTGCGCGCTCAACGCCCAGCTCGGCAACTTCCCCTGGCCGATGTTTCACAAGGATGCCCGGCATACCGGCATGAGCTGGTCATACTCGGGCCCCTCCCAGGGCGACCTGTACTGGAGCTATTACACCGGGGGCGCGGTGCTCTCCTCGCCCGCCATCGGTTCCAACGGCGGCATCTACGCGGGATCGGATTCCCGAGCCCTCTACGCCCTGACGTCTCTCGGCGCTCTCACGTGGAGTTACACGACAGGGGGGGCGATCCAATCCTCCCCCGCCATCGGGTCTGACGGGCGCATCCACGCCGGCTCTCAAGACAACAATCTTTATGTAGTGAGCAGCGTCGGGAACCTTGCGTGGAGCTATTACCTGGGGGGGGATAGTTACCATTTCTCGTCGCCGGCGCTCGGCTTAAACGGACGGATATATGTCGGATCACGCGATTACCAGGTATACGCGTTTAACTCCAATGGCGCTCTTGCATGGACTTACGCAACCACCAACCTCATAATTTCCTCCCCCGCCATTGATTCTGCCGGGCGCATCTCTGCCGCCTCCGCCGACAAGCATTTCTATATGGTTAATTCCGCGGGTTCTCTCGCATGGAGTTATGAGATTGGATACCAGTCGAACACCTCTCCTTCGATAGGCCCGGACGGCAGGGTTTATCTTGGTGTGGACAATACTCCCCCCGAAGGTTCAAATTACGGCAGGTTCTGCGCGTTCACGTCGAAAGGTTCCCTCGTGTGGAGTTACGGGACCGGGGATGGAGCATTGGGAGTGGAATATGTCTGTCCCGCCATAGATAATTCCGGGAGGATATTCGCAGGCAGCAATGACAATATTGTTTACTGCCTCTCGTCCACCGGCAGTTTCGCCTGGAGTTACAGAACGGGAGCTGACGTGCAATCTTCCGCCACATTGGGATCTGACGGGATGGTTTACATCGGCTCCGAGGACACCACGTTCTATGCGTTCACTTCCTCGGGCGCCCTCGCCTGGACATATTTCACCGGAGGCCATGTTGATTCCTCCCCCGCCATAGGTTCGGATGGAAGGGTGTTTGTGGGCTCCAATGATGCCAACATCTACGCATTCAGGCAGCAACCGACTGCCACGGTCACGCCGACGCACACGAGCACACCGACGCGCACGCCCACACCAACAGTTACGAGGACTCCGACCATCACGCAAACGCCGACCCAGACGCAGATTCCCACTCAAACACCGACAACGACGCCGACTCCCACTCAAACGCCGACGTGGACGCCTGCTCCACCGTTCACCTCAACACCGGCCATCACACTCACGCCCACCGCCGGACCGAGTCCCCAACCCACATCCGCCTCGCTCCTCGGAGTGACGGTAAACAGCACTTCCCTCTCGGCGGGGAATCCATTCACGGTTGATGTTGTCGTACAGCCGATCAGACAGGCCTTCGACGCATGGGGGGTGATCAAGGGGCCCGGCGTGATTTACTCATTCATACTCAACAAACCGGGCAGCCTCCGCAAGGGAGCAAGACCCATTGTCAGAAATGTGGCCGGCTTGAGGAAACCGTACCATGGAACACTCTTCTCGATGCCGAAGCTCCCCGCGGGCATCGCGGGTGATTATCTTGTCATCGTGGCGCTCGTAAAGCCAGGCGTCTCGCCGAAGGGCGTGGAGAGCGCTATCTCCGGCTACGCGGATCAAAAATCCGTGACGATGCATTAG
- a CDS encoding GNAT family N-acetyltransferase — protein MSTVSIRPIRRGDRAGIESLLNRASEFTRDEIACALELVDYSLANGNSDEDYAVFCAESPEKGIIGFVCYGKTPLTQATYDLYWIAIDPARRREGVGKRMLTYLEDILSAQGARLLVAETSSQAAYAQACSFYAKEGFREESRIKDFYASGDDLLIYCKRFQSSK, from the coding sequence ATGAGCACGGTATCGATCCGTCCGATCAGGCGCGGCGACCGCGCGGGAATTGAGAGTTTGCTGAACCGCGCTTCCGAGTTCACGCGCGACGAGATCGCCTGCGCCCTGGAGCTCGTTGACTACTCGCTCGCGAACGGGAACAGCGATGAGGACTATGCCGTGTTCTGCGCCGAATCACCTGAGAAAGGCATCATCGGTTTCGTCTGCTACGGCAAGACCCCCCTCACTCAGGCCACCTACGATCTCTACTGGATCGCCATTGATCCCGCGCGCCGGAGGGAAGGTGTGGGAAAACGCATGCTTACGTATCTCGAAGATATTTTGAGTGCACAGGGCGCTCGGCTCCTCGTGGCGGAGACCTCATCCCAGGCCGCCTACGCACAGGCGTGTTCGTTCTATGCCAAAGAGGGGTTCCGTGAGGAGTCCCGCATCAAAGACTTTTATGCGTCGGGAGATGATCTTTTGATTTACTGTAAGAGGTTTCAGAGCAGCAAATAA
- a CDS encoding KamA family radical SAM protein: MQSRLRTTIWKDVPETDWNNWKWQVKNRVTALAELSRLVKLTAEEESGIRREEDRLPMAITPYFLCQIDADNPDCPLRKQVIPHIEEHFFCSREMQDPCGEEKDSPVPGVVHRYPDRVLLIATEACVSYCRYCTRKRIVGRRTQSIDREQLARACDYISGNKKIRDVLISGGDPLSLCDEKIETIMKSLRAIKHVEILRIGTRVPVFLPQRITPELVGMLKRYHPVYVSIHFSHPREITPETSRACEMLADAGIPLGSQTVLLRNINDNAVTIKKLLQELLRIRVRPYYLYQCDLAVGTEHFRTPISTGINIIEKLRGHTTGYAVPTFVVDAPGGGGKIPLSPSYFISLVEGRAVLRNYEGKIFEYPEPMDAQRLKLKLCKEEIHEKTPPLLVT, encoded by the coding sequence TTGCAGTCGCGATTGAGAACCACCATCTGGAAGGATGTCCCGGAAACTGATTGGAACAACTGGAAATGGCAGGTGAAGAATCGGGTCACCGCGCTCGCGGAGCTCTCCCGGCTCGTGAAACTCACCGCGGAGGAAGAGAGCGGCATCAGGCGCGAGGAGGACAGGCTCCCCATGGCGATCACGCCGTACTTTCTCTGCCAGATAGATGCTGACAACCCCGACTGCCCCCTGAGGAAACAGGTCATCCCGCACATCGAGGAGCATTTCTTCTGCTCGCGCGAGATGCAAGACCCCTGCGGCGAGGAGAAGGATTCGCCCGTCCCCGGGGTGGTGCACCGCTACCCCGACCGCGTCCTCCTGATCGCCACCGAGGCGTGCGTGAGCTACTGCCGCTACTGCACGCGCAAGCGCATCGTCGGGAGGAGGACACAGAGCATCGACCGGGAGCAGCTCGCGAGGGCGTGCGACTACATCAGCGGCAACAAGAAGATACGGGACGTGCTCATCTCCGGGGGCGACCCGCTGTCGCTGTGCGATGAGAAGATCGAAACGATCATGAAGTCGCTCAGGGCGATCAAGCACGTCGAGATCCTGAGAATCGGGACCCGGGTTCCGGTCTTCCTCCCTCAGCGGATAACCCCGGAGCTGGTGGGGATGCTGAAAAGGTACCACCCGGTATATGTGAGCATCCATTTCTCCCACCCGCGGGAGATCACCCCCGAAACCTCAAGGGCGTGCGAGATGCTCGCCGACGCCGGCATCCCCCTGGGGAGCCAGACGGTGCTCCTCAGGAACATCAACGACAATGCGGTGACGATCAAAAAGCTGCTCCAGGAACTGTTGAGAATCCGCGTGAGGCCATACTACCTCTACCAGTGCGACCTCGCCGTCGGGACCGAGCATTTCCGCACGCCGATCTCCACGGGGATCAACATCATCGAGAAGCTCCGCGGCCACACCACCGGCTACGCCGTCCCCACCTTCGTGGTGGACGCCCCCGGCGGCGGCGGGAAGATACCGTTGAGCCCGAGCTACTTTATCTCGCTGGTCGAGGGGAGGGCCGTCCTGAGGAACTACGAGGGGAAGATCTTCGAATACCCGGAGCCGATGGACGCGCAGCGGCTCAAGCTGAAGCTGTGCAAGGAGGAGATCCACGAAAAAACCCCGCCCCTCCTGGTCACATAG
- a CDS encoding ABC transporter permease: protein MVTDNRHNPLAAGIAQVGGWGIFSARAMHWAFGSPPLVATVIEEVYRIGVQSLFIVCAVAVFIGGNIALQGYYVFREFGGQNLVGIFVALACVREMGPIVAGSMVAAKAGTAMAASIATMRVKGQIDALEVMAVNPYRYLIAPRAIAALIALPILVVFADFFTVAAAYCVSVFQLGVSSGTFMENVASYTKMSDIFFGMVKGMVFALLICLLSCYQGYYSEPGPEGVGRATNRAVVSVCVVCIIVNYLLSELMYG, encoded by the coding sequence ATGGTCACAGACAATCGGCACAACCCACTCGCTGCGGGGATCGCGCAGGTTGGAGGGTGGGGAATCTTCAGCGCGCGGGCAATGCACTGGGCCTTTGGCTCGCCGCCGCTCGTCGCCACTGTGATCGAGGAGGTGTACCGCATCGGGGTTCAATCGCTTTTTATCGTGTGCGCAGTCGCCGTGTTCATCGGCGGCAATATCGCCCTCCAGGGGTACTACGTCTTCAGGGAGTTCGGGGGGCAGAATCTCGTGGGGATTTTCGTCGCCCTCGCCTGCGTGCGCGAGATGGGCCCCATCGTCGCGGGATCGATGGTCGCGGCCAAGGCGGGCACCGCCATGGCCGCCTCGATCGCCACCATGCGCGTCAAGGGGCAGATAGACGCGCTCGAGGTCATGGCGGTCAATCCCTACCGGTACCTCATCGCCCCGCGCGCGATCGCCGCGCTGATCGCCCTCCCGATCCTCGTGGTGTTCGCTGATTTCTTCACCGTCGCCGCCGCATATTGCGTCTCCGTGTTCCAGCTCGGCGTCAGCTCGGGCACCTTCATGGAAAATGTGGCGAGCTACACAAAGATGAGCGACATCTTCTTCGGCATGGTCAAGGGGATGGTGTTCGCGCTCCTGATCTGCCTACTCAGCTGTTATCAGGGGTACTATTCTGAGCCGGGCCCCGAGGGCGTGGGGAGGGCAACCAACAGGGCGGTGGTGAGCGTGTGCGTCGTATGCATTATTGTGAATTACCTTTTAAGTGAGCTCATGTACGGCTAA
- a CDS encoding MlaD family protein yields MDKRFRSEITVGLFVIAAALILGYISLKISRIRVRDGIDVTFVFSHACGLVKDAPVAVSGVEVGYIKDLKLDSGNALITTRVASSAGLRRDLKATIRSKSLLGEPYLELIPASRTAPLLQDGDRIVNTVAPVQIDQMISWLGAASEQMDPAEAGRFLKALSHDPAATRRIMKNADELLGKLSTLDAKTLREFIQQVKVRARLF; encoded by the coding sequence ATGGACAAGCGATTCAGGTCCGAGATCACCGTGGGGCTTTTCGTCATCGCCGCCGCGCTCATCCTCGGCTACATCTCGCTCAAGATTTCGAGGATACGGGTCCGGGACGGGATAGACGTTACCTTCGTATTCTCCCACGCCTGCGGCCTCGTGAAAGACGCGCCGGTGGCCGTGTCGGGAGTGGAGGTGGGCTACATCAAGGACCTCAAACTTGATTCGGGCAACGCGCTCATCACCACCCGCGTCGCCTCTTCCGCAGGATTGAGGAGAGACCTCAAGGCGACCATACGCTCAAAAAGTCTCCTCGGGGAGCCGTACCTTGAGCTCATTCCCGCCAGTCGCACCGCGCCACTTCTCCAAGACGGCGACAGGATCGTCAATACGGTAGCGCCGGTCCAGATAGACCAGATGATCTCATGGCTCGGCGCCGCGTCGGAACAGATGGATCCCGCTGAGGCGGGGCGCTTTCTCAAGGCGCTCTCCCATGACCCCGCCGCCACACGCCGCATCATGAAGAACGCCGACGAACTCCTCGGAAAACTCTCCACGCTGGACGCCAAGACCCTCAGGGAATTCATCCAGCAAGTGAAAGTGCGGGCGCGCTTGTTCTGA